A stretch of the Capsicum annuum cultivar UCD-10X-F1 chromosome 10, UCD10Xv1.1, whole genome shotgun sequence genome encodes the following:
- the LOC107845731 gene encoding transcription factor ILR3 isoform X1, producing MGSPENINWLYDYNFDEDLSTPHANFSISTSAFSWSMQSAFNGSTNFSVDIDGSIGESDCLKESGSKKRARVESCTSSSSKACRERLRREKLNDKFMELAALLEPGRPPKTDNSAILVDAVRVVTQLRGEAQKLKDSNLDLQEKIKELKVEKHELRDEKQRLKSEKEKLEQQLKTMSAQPGFLPPAMLGAFAAPVQAAVSKLVPIVSYPGMAMWQFMPPAAIDTSQDHVLRPPVA from the exons ATGGGGTCACCGGAAAATATCAACTGGTTATATGACTATAATTTTGATGAAGACTTGTCAACCCCTCATGCTAATTTCTCAATTTCAACATCTGCCTTTTCTTGGTCTATGCAAAGTGCCTTCAATGGTTCAACTAACTTTAG TGTTGATATTGATGGTTCAATTGGTGAATCGGACTGCCTGAAGGAAAGCGGTTCTAAGAAAAG GGCAAGAGTTGAATCATGCACCTCATCAAGTTCCAAAGCTTGCAGGGagagattaaggagagagaaGCTGAATGACAA GTTCATGGAATTGGCGGCGCTTCTTGAGCCTGGAAGGCCCCCCAAAACGGACAACAGCGCGATTCTTGTTGATGCTGTTCGCGTGGTGACACAGTTACGCGGTGAGGCTCAAAAGTTGAAAGACTCAAATTTGGATCTACAAGAAAAGATAAAGGAGTTGAAG GTTGAGAAACATGAGCTTCGAGATGAAAAGCAAAGGCTGAAGTCTGAGAAAGAGAAGCTTGAGCAACAACTAAAGACTATGAGTGCACAGCCTGGCTTCTTGCCTCCTGCCATGCTCGGTGCGTTTGCTGCTCCAGTTCAAGCTGCAGTAAGCAAGCTGGTGCCAATCGTAAGTTACCCTGGGATGGCGATGTGGCAATTCATGCCTCCTGCTGCAATAGATACCTCACAGGACCACGTGCTTCGCCCTCCGGTTGCATAA
- the LOC107845286 gene encoding photosynthetic NDH subunit of lumenal location 3, chloroplastic isoform X2, producing MANTTNLNIIFEALSLIPKIHFVEKIQKKSKRFNILSKKNQEVEENLQIKTTRRLALSIGIIATFANSRIGDCLADDNNGFFINGPLPVPSVSNDIINKETGTRSFLKKGMYIANIGTKGRIHRLKRYAFDLLALGDLIGTDAWNYVRKYLRIKSTFMYYDFDEVITAAEVNDKQPLTDLANRLFDNVEKDLIYVHWSRQYVSSVRAT from the exons ATGGCTAACACAACAAATTTGAACATTATATTTGAAGCACTTTCACTCATTCCCAAGATTcattttgttgaaaaaattcaaaaaaagtcaaaaagattcaacattttgtccaaaaaaaatcaagaagttgAAGAAAATTTACAAATAAAAACTACAAGAAGACTAGCATTAAGCATTGGTATAATTGCTACATTTGCAAATTCAAGAATTGGAGATTGCCTTGCTGATGATAATAATGGATTTTTTATCAATGGTCCATTGCCAGTCCCTTCAGTATCCAATG ACATTATAAACAAGGAGACAGGTACAAGATCATTTCTCAAGAAAGGAATGTACATTGCTAACATTGGAACGAAAGGGAGAATTCATAGACTAAAAAGATATGCATTTGATCTATTGGCATTAGGGGATTTGATTGGAACAGATGCTTGGAATTATGTGAGGAAGTATTTGAGGATTAAGTCTACCTTCATGTACTATGATTTCGATGAAGTTATTACTGCTGCAGAAGTGAATGATAAGCAACCTCTTACTGATCTTGCTAATCGATTATTCGACAATGTTGAGAAG
- the LOC107845731 gene encoding transcription factor ILR3 isoform X2, which yields MGSPENINWLYDYNFDEDLSTPHANFSISGFSWSMQGFNGSTNASVDIDGSIGESDCLKESGSKKRARVESCTSSSSKACRERLRREKLNDKFMELAALLEPGRPPKTDNSAILVDAVRVVTQLRGEAQKLKDSNLDLQEKIKELKVEKHELRDEKQRLKSEKEKLEQQLKTMSAQPGFLPPAMLGAFAAPVQAAVSKLVPIVSYPGMAMWQFMPPAAIDTSQDHVLRPPVA from the exons ATGGGGTCACCGGAAAATATCAACTGGTTATATGACTATAATTTTGATGAAGACTTGTCAACCCCTCATGCTAATTTCTCAAT ATCTGGGTTTTCTTGGTCTATGCAGGGATTTAATGGTTCAACTAACGCTAG TGTTGATATTGATGGTTCAATTGGTGAATCGGACTGCCTGAAGGAAAGCGGTTCTAAGAAAAG GGCAAGAGTTGAATCATGCACCTCATCAAGTTCCAAAGCTTGCAGGGagagattaaggagagagaaGCTGAATGACAA GTTCATGGAATTGGCGGCGCTTCTTGAGCCTGGAAGGCCCCCCAAAACGGACAACAGCGCGATTCTTGTTGATGCTGTTCGCGTGGTGACACAGTTACGCGGTGAGGCTCAAAAGTTGAAAGACTCAAATTTGGATCTACAAGAAAAGATAAAGGAGTTGAAG GTTGAGAAACATGAGCTTCGAGATGAAAAGCAAAGGCTGAAGTCTGAGAAAGAGAAGCTTGAGCAACAACTAAAGACTATGAGTGCACAGCCTGGCTTCTTGCCTCCTGCCATGCTCGGTGCGTTTGCTGCTCCAGTTCAAGCTGCAGTAAGCAAGCTGGTGCCAATCGTAAGTTACCCTGGGATGGCGATGTGGCAATTCATGCCTCCTGCTGCAATAGATACCTCACAGGACCACGTGCTTCGCCCTCCGGTTGCATAA
- the LOC107845285 gene encoding uncharacterized protein LOC107845285: MDSTSKNSPFCLKWPWDVHNQNPKNPSPCTFETPWLFKPFKNLGDGVFNFIQNISKPQPLSAEFGFQSNGGVNLNNTLKLVKKKLTPAEQAEVEQSALACALASGKEGTVLEFYSPKCRLCNSLVNFVAEVENRNSDWLNIVMADAENDQWLPELLHYDIKYVPCFVLLDKHGRALAKTGVPSSRLHVVAGISHLLKLRRPQHK; the protein is encoded by the exons ATGGATTCTACTTCCAAGAACTCTCCTTTTTGTTTAAAATGGCCTTGGGATGTTCATAACCAAAACCCAAAGAATCCTTCACCTTGTACCTTTGAAACTCCTTGGTTATTCAAACCATTCAAAAATCTTGGCGACGGAGTTTTTAATTTCATCCAAAATATATCAAAGCCCCAACCTTTATCAGCCGAATTTGGTTTCCAGTCGAATGGTGGAGTCAACCTAAATAATACCTTGAAGTTGGTGAAGAAGAAATTGACTCCTGCTGAGCAAGCGGAGGTTGAGCAGAGTGCGTTAGCGTGTGCCTTGGCCAGTGGAAAAGAGGGTACTGTACTTGAATTTTACTCCCCAAAATGCCGCCTCTGCAATTCTTTGGTTAATTTCGTTGCTGAAGTTGAGAACAGGAACTCTGACTGGCTCAACATTGTTATGGCTGATGCAGAGAATGACCAATGGTTGCCTGAG CTTCTCCACTATGACATAAAGTATGTTCCTTGTTTCGTTCTACTGGACAAACACGGGAGGGCACTTGCAAAGACGGGTGTTCCAAGTAGCCGATTGCATGTTGTGGCTGGCATTTCTCATCTCCTCAAACTGAGACGTCCACAACACAAATAA